The Eleginops maclovinus isolate JMC-PN-2008 ecotype Puerto Natales chromosome 3, JC_Emac_rtc_rv5, whole genome shotgun sequence genome includes a region encoding these proteins:
- the LOC134861352 gene encoding meprin A subunit beta-like isoform X19 gives MKGYIFLVVTLIVLLSFSQKTVGTEIVDIGESKSIEEANKGFWEDDILKPPPNTQRSAITDGDKLWTSPVPYVLDKDLEMNAKGLVLKAFDQFRLKSCFDFKPRDSEEYYISVKKLSGCFSYIGKVISNGQNLSIGANCDSIAVVEHEFLHALGFYHEQSRYDRDDYVTIVSENIQEGREHNFDKESNETTTTQGVPYDYWSVMHYGKDAFTNGNGSTIITKDPKFQDVIGQRLEVSPKDVLELNLLYKCNSTIAFQMQCSFSDETMCEMTSCSQSGLAWEMVTKVTGGPMSDHTNLPSGSGEQGEDAGYFMHVSTASGQEGDSAWLETHRMSLNREHHVQCLQFYYYHSGNMSDHLNIWIREFQDELDLKGTLRLMGQITGGPTKHWKLHHVSLNATEHFTVEFEARKGAGSSAGGFSIDDINLSEIECPHVTIQLDDFEPLLNSSRIGTFIYSPRQYSSGGYAYRVAVALNNSHFGLFVQLVSGENDERLEWPCTERQVTFKMLDQNSNTQLQMSKQLSITTDRRILTDGNYLWGNPRQFGSSYVDDTGETIFTGTLFGRSSFANENELKTREFLKGGSVIFTFSFQDITPLVNGSALPSPEVVPAEIKYPPKDLNRGSCASSTSTPKPHQTTNESSFITHDPMMETTDYSNSTSDPQMTTDYNTTTLPPPKTTNESSFITHDPMMETTDYSNTTDNAPRTTNDSFTTLPTPKTTNESSFITHDPMMETTDYSNTTDNAPRTTNDSFTTLPTPKTTNESSNSTSDPQMTTDYNFTTLPPPKTTNESSFITHDPMMETTDYSNTTDNAPRTTNDSTTTLPPPKTTNESSFITHDPMMETTDYSNTTDNAPRTTNDSTTTLPTPKTTNESSNSTSDPQMTTDYNTTTLPPPKTTNESSFITHDPMMETTDYSNTTDNAPRTTNDSTTTLPTPKTTNESSNSTSDPQMTTDYNFTTLPTPKTTNESSFITHDPPETTDYSTTTSDPQMTTDYSTTPLRANKNHG, from the exons ATGAAAGGCTACATTTTCCTTGTTGTGACCTTGATAGTTTTATTATCATTCTCACAAAAAACG GTCGGAACAGAGATAGTGG ATATCGGTGAAAGCAAGAGCATTGAAGAGGCAAACAAGG GTTTTTGGGAGGATGATATCCTGaag CCAccaccaaacacacagaggagtgCCATTACTGATGGGGACAAACTGTGGACATCCCCAGTCCCATATGTTTTGGACAAAGACCTTG AGATGAATGCTAAAGGACTCGTCCTGAAAGCCTTTGACCAGTTCAGGTTGAAGTCATGTTTTGACTTCAAACCAAGGGACTCAGAGGAGTATTACATCTCGGTCAAAAAGTTAAGCGG ATGTTTTTCATATATCGGGAAAGTAATATCCAACGGACAGAACCTCTCCATCGGGGCTAACTGTGATTCAATAGCAGTTGTTGAACATGAGTTCCTCCATGCTTTAGGCTTCTACCATGAACAGTCCAGATATGACCGAGATGATTATGTGACCATTGTTTCTGAGAACATCCAGGAAG GCCGTGAGCATAATTTTGACAAAGAAAGCAATGAAACCACCACCACCCAGGGAGTCCCGTACGACTACTGGTCAGTGATGCACTACGGAAAAGATGCGTTCACTAATGGCAACGGGTCAACTATTATAACCAAAGACCCAAAGTTCCAGGATGTGATTGGTCAGAGACTGGAAGTGAGTCCCAAAGATGTTCTGGAGCTGAACCTCCTCTACAAATGCA ATTCAACCATTGCTTTTCAGATGCAGTGCAGCTTCTCTGATGAGACCATGTGTGAAATGACTAGCTGTTCACAGAGTGGGCTTGCCTGGGAAATGGTAACAAAGGTTACAGGGGGTCCTATGTCTGACCACACCAATCTACCCAGTGGCAGTGGTGAACAAG GTGAAGATGCGGGTTACTTCATGCATGTTAGCACGGCATCAGGTCAGGAGGGAGACTCAGCCTGGCTGGAGACCCACAGGATGAGTCTCAATAGGGAGCATCATGTCCAGTGTCTCCAGTTCTACTATTACCACAGTGGGAACATGTCAGACCACCTCAACATCTGGATCAGAGAGTTTCAGGATGAATTGGACCTCAAGGGAACCCTACGTCTCATGGGACAGATCACTG GTGGACCAACAAAACACTGGAAGCTCCATCATGTTTCCTTGAATGCCACCGAGCACTTCACGGTGGAGTTTGAGGCTCGTAAAGGAGCAGGAAGTTCTGCAGGCGGCTTCTCAATCGATGACATCAATCTGTCAGAGATCGAATGTCCACATGTTACTATTCAGCTTGATGACTTTGAGCCACTTTTGAACTCTAGTAGAATCGGCACCTTTATTTACAGCCCTCGGCAATACTCCAGCGGGGGCTATGCTTATAGGGTTGCGGTTGCACTGAATAATTCACATTTCGGATTGTTTGTGCAACTCGTGTCTGGTGAAAATGATGAACGGTTGGAGTGGCCTTGCACAGAAAGGCAGGTGACCTTCAAAATGCTGGATCAGAATTCCAACACCCAGCTGCAGATGTCCAAGCAATTAAGTATCACCACTGACCGACGGATTTTGACTGATG GCAACTATCTGTGGGGCAATCCTCGTCAGTTTGGATCTTCATACGTAGATGATACTGGTGAAACTATCTTTACCGGAACTCTGTTTGGCAGATCCTCTTTTGccaatgaaaatgaattaaaaaccaGAGAGTTCCTCAAGGGAGGAAGTGTCATTTTCACCTTTAGCTTCCAAG ATATCACTCCGCTAGTCAATGGAAGTGCACTACCAAGTCCTGAAGTGGTACCAGCAGAGATTAAATATCCTCCGAAAGATCTGAACAGAGGCTCTTGCGCATCAAG CACCAGCACTCCTAAACCTCACCAAACCACGAATGAGAGCAg CTTCATCACCCATGATCCCATGATGGAGACCACAGATTACAG CAACAGCACCAGTGATCCCCAGATGACAACAGATTACAA CACCACCACTCTTCCACCCCCAAAAACCACCAATGAGAGCAg CTTCATCACCCATGATCCCATGATGGAGACCACAGATTACAG CAATACCACCGATAATGCTCCCAGAACCACAAATGACAG CTTCACCACTCTTCCGACCCCAAAAACCACCAATGAGAGCAg CTTCATCACCCATGATCCCATGATGGAGACCACAGATTACAG CAATACCACCGATAATGCTCCCAGAACCACAAATGACAG CTTCACCACTCTTCCGACCCCAAAAACCACCAATGAGAGCAg CAACAGCACCAGTGATCCCCAGATGACAACAGATTACAA CTTCACCACTCTTCCACCCCCAAAAACCACCAATGAGAGCAg CTTCATCACCCATGATCCCATGATGGAGACCACAGATTACAG CAATACCACCGATAATGCTCCCAGAACCACAAATGACAG CACCACCACTCTTCCACCCCCAAAAACCACCAATGAGAGCAg CTTCATCACCCATGATCCCATGATGGAGACCACAGATTACAG CAATACCACCGATAATGCTCCCAGAACCACAAATGACAG CACCACCACTCTTCCGACCCCAAAAACCACCAATGAGAGCAg CAACAGCACCAGTGATCCCCAGATGACAACAGATTACAA CACCACCACTCTTCCACCCCCAAAAACCACCAATGAGAGCAg CTTCATCACCCATGATCCCATGATGGAGACCACAGATTACAG CAATACCACCGATAATGCTCCCAGAACCACAAATGACAG CACCACCACTCTTCCGACCCCAAAAACCACCAATGAGAGCAg CAACAGCACCAGTGATCCCCAGATGACAACAGATTACAA CTTCACCACTCTTCCGACCCCAAAAACCACCAATGAGAGCAg CTTCATCACCCATGATCCCCCGGAGACCACAGATTACAG CACCACCACCAGTGATCCCCAGATGACAACAGATTACAG CACTACCCCCCTTCGAGCCAACAAGAACCACGGATGA
- the LOC134861352 gene encoding meprin A subunit beta-like isoform X6, with product MKGYIFLVVTLIVLLSFSQKTVGTEIVDIGESKSIEEANKGFWEDDILKPPPNTQRSAITDGDKLWTSPVPYVLDKDLEMNAKGLVLKAFDQFRLKSCFDFKPRDSEEYYISVKKLSGCFSYIGKVISNGQNLSIGANCDSIAVVEHEFLHALGFYHEQSRYDRDDYVTIVSENIQEGREHNFDKESNETTTTQGVPYDYWSVMHYGKDAFTNGNGSTIITKDPKFQDVIGQRLEVSPKDVLELNLLYKCNSTIAFQMQCSFSDETMCEMTSCSQSGLAWEMVTKVTGGPMSDHTNLPSGSGEQGEDAGYFMHVSTASGQEGDSAWLETHRMSLNREHHVQCLQFYYYHSGNMSDHLNIWIREFQDELDLKGTLRLMGQITGGPTKHWKLHHVSLNATEHFTVEFEARKGAGSSAGGFSIDDINLSEIECPHVTIQLDDFEPLLNSSRIGTFIYSPRQYSSGGYAYRVAVALNNSHFGLFVQLVSGENDERLEWPCTERQVTFKMLDQNSNTQLQMSKQLSITTDRRILTDGNYLWGNPRQFGSSYVDDTGETIFTGTLFGRSSFANENELKTREFLKGGSVIFTFSFQDITPLVNGSALPSPEVVPAEIKYPPKDLNRGSCASSTSTPKPHQTTNESSFITHDPMMETTDYSNSTSDPQMTTDYNTTTLPPPKTTNESSFITHDPMMETTDYSNTTDNAPRTTNDSFTTLPTPKTTNESSFITHDPMMETTDYSNTTDNAPRTTNDSFTTLPTPKTTNESSNSTSDPQMTTDYNFTTLPPPKTTNESSFITHDPMMETTDYSNSTSDPQMTTDYNTTTLPPPKTTNESSFITHDPLMETTDYSNTTDNAPRTTNDSFITHDPMMETTDYSNSTSDPQMTTDYNTTTLPPPKTTNESSFITHDPMMETTDYSTTTLPTPKTTNESSNSTSDPQMTTDYNTTTLPPPKTTNESSFITHDPMMETTDYSNTTDNAPRTTNDSTTTLPTPKTTNESSNSTSDPQMTTDYNFTTLPTPKTTNESSFITHDPPETTDYSTTTSDPQMTTDYSTTPLRANKNHG from the exons ATGAAAGGCTACATTTTCCTTGTTGTGACCTTGATAGTTTTATTATCATTCTCACAAAAAACG GTCGGAACAGAGATAGTGG ATATCGGTGAAAGCAAGAGCATTGAAGAGGCAAACAAGG GTTTTTGGGAGGATGATATCCTGaag CCAccaccaaacacacagaggagtgCCATTACTGATGGGGACAAACTGTGGACATCCCCAGTCCCATATGTTTTGGACAAAGACCTTG AGATGAATGCTAAAGGACTCGTCCTGAAAGCCTTTGACCAGTTCAGGTTGAAGTCATGTTTTGACTTCAAACCAAGGGACTCAGAGGAGTATTACATCTCGGTCAAAAAGTTAAGCGG ATGTTTTTCATATATCGGGAAAGTAATATCCAACGGACAGAACCTCTCCATCGGGGCTAACTGTGATTCAATAGCAGTTGTTGAACATGAGTTCCTCCATGCTTTAGGCTTCTACCATGAACAGTCCAGATATGACCGAGATGATTATGTGACCATTGTTTCTGAGAACATCCAGGAAG GCCGTGAGCATAATTTTGACAAAGAAAGCAATGAAACCACCACCACCCAGGGAGTCCCGTACGACTACTGGTCAGTGATGCACTACGGAAAAGATGCGTTCACTAATGGCAACGGGTCAACTATTATAACCAAAGACCCAAAGTTCCAGGATGTGATTGGTCAGAGACTGGAAGTGAGTCCCAAAGATGTTCTGGAGCTGAACCTCCTCTACAAATGCA ATTCAACCATTGCTTTTCAGATGCAGTGCAGCTTCTCTGATGAGACCATGTGTGAAATGACTAGCTGTTCACAGAGTGGGCTTGCCTGGGAAATGGTAACAAAGGTTACAGGGGGTCCTATGTCTGACCACACCAATCTACCCAGTGGCAGTGGTGAACAAG GTGAAGATGCGGGTTACTTCATGCATGTTAGCACGGCATCAGGTCAGGAGGGAGACTCAGCCTGGCTGGAGACCCACAGGATGAGTCTCAATAGGGAGCATCATGTCCAGTGTCTCCAGTTCTACTATTACCACAGTGGGAACATGTCAGACCACCTCAACATCTGGATCAGAGAGTTTCAGGATGAATTGGACCTCAAGGGAACCCTACGTCTCATGGGACAGATCACTG GTGGACCAACAAAACACTGGAAGCTCCATCATGTTTCCTTGAATGCCACCGAGCACTTCACGGTGGAGTTTGAGGCTCGTAAAGGAGCAGGAAGTTCTGCAGGCGGCTTCTCAATCGATGACATCAATCTGTCAGAGATCGAATGTCCACATGTTACTATTCAGCTTGATGACTTTGAGCCACTTTTGAACTCTAGTAGAATCGGCACCTTTATTTACAGCCCTCGGCAATACTCCAGCGGGGGCTATGCTTATAGGGTTGCGGTTGCACTGAATAATTCACATTTCGGATTGTTTGTGCAACTCGTGTCTGGTGAAAATGATGAACGGTTGGAGTGGCCTTGCACAGAAAGGCAGGTGACCTTCAAAATGCTGGATCAGAATTCCAACACCCAGCTGCAGATGTCCAAGCAATTAAGTATCACCACTGACCGACGGATTTTGACTGATG GCAACTATCTGTGGGGCAATCCTCGTCAGTTTGGATCTTCATACGTAGATGATACTGGTGAAACTATCTTTACCGGAACTCTGTTTGGCAGATCCTCTTTTGccaatgaaaatgaattaaaaaccaGAGAGTTCCTCAAGGGAGGAAGTGTCATTTTCACCTTTAGCTTCCAAG ATATCACTCCGCTAGTCAATGGAAGTGCACTACCAAGTCCTGAAGTGGTACCAGCAGAGATTAAATATCCTCCGAAAGATCTGAACAGAGGCTCTTGCGCATCAAG CACCAGCACTCCTAAACCTCACCAAACCACGAATGAGAGCAg CTTCATCACCCATGATCCCATGATGGAGACCACAGATTACAG CAACAGCACCAGTGATCCCCAGATGACAACAGATTACAA CACCACCACTCTTCCACCCCCAAAAACCACCAATGAGAGCAg CTTCATCACCCATGATCCCATGATGGAGACCACAGATTACAG CAATACCACCGATAATGCTCCCAGAACCACAAATGACAG CTTCACCACTCTTCCGACCCCAAAAACCACCAATGAGAGCAg CTTCATCACCCATGATCCCATGATGGAGACCACAGATTACAG CAATACCACCGATAATGCTCCCAGAACCACAAATGACAG CTTCACCACTCTTCCGACCCCAAAAACCACCAATGAGAGCAg CAACAGCACCAGTGATCCCCAGATGACAACAGATTACAA CTTCACCACTCTTCCACCCCCAAAAACCACCAATGAGAGCAg CTTCATCACCCATGATCCCATGATGGAGACCACAGATTACAG CAACAGCACCAGTGATCCCCAGATGACAACAGATTACAA CACCACCACTCTCCCACCCCCGAAAACCACCAATGAGAGCAg CTTCATCACCCATGATCCTTTGATGGAGACCACAGATTACAG CAATACCACCGATAATGCTCCCAGAACCACAAATGACAG CTTCATCACCCATGATCCCATGATGGAGACCACAGATTACAG CAACAGCACCAGTGATCCCCAGATGACAACAGATTACAA CACCACCACTCTTCCACCCCCAAAAACCACCAATGAGAGCAg CTTCATCACCCATGATCCCATGATGGAGACCACAGATTACAG CACCACCACTCTTCCGACCCCAAAAACCACCAATGAGAGCAg CAACAGCACCAGTGATCCCCAGATGACAACAGATTACAA CACCACCACTCTTCCACCCCCAAAAACCACCAATGAGAGCAg CTTCATCACCCATGATCCCATGATGGAGACCACAGATTACAG CAATACCACCGATAATGCTCCCAGAACCACAAATGACAG CACCACCACTCTTCCGACCCCAAAAACCACCAATGAGAGCAg CAACAGCACCAGTGATCCCCAGATGACAACAGATTACAA CTTCACCACTCTTCCGACCCCAAAAACCACCAATGAGAGCAg CTTCATCACCCATGATCCCCCGGAGACCACAGATTACAG CACCACCACCAGTGATCCCCAGATGACAACAGATTACAG CACTACCCCCCTTCGAGCCAACAAGAACCACGGATGA
- the LOC134861352 gene encoding meprin A subunit beta-like isoform X29 — translation MKGYIFLVVTLIVLLSFSQKTVGTEIVDIGESKSIEEANKGFWEDDILKPPPNTQRSAITDGDKLWTSPVPYVLDKDLEMNAKGLVLKAFDQFRLKSCFDFKPRDSEEYYISVKKLSGCFSYIGKVISNGQNLSIGANCDSIAVVEHEFLHALGFYHEQSRYDRDDYVTIVSENIQEGREHNFDKESNETTTTQGVPYDYWSVMHYGKDAFTNGNGSTIITKDPKFQDVIGQRLEVSPKDVLELNLLYKCNSTIAFQMQCSFSDETMCEMTSCSQSGLAWEMVTKVTGGPMSDHTNLPSGSGEQGEDAGYFMHVSTASGQEGDSAWLETHRMSLNREHHVQCLQFYYYHSGNMSDHLNIWIREFQDELDLKGTLRLMGQITGGPTKHWKLHHVSLNATEHFTVEFEARKGAGSSAGGFSIDDINLSEIECPHVTIQLDDFEPLLNSSRIGTFIYSPRQYSSGGYAYRVAVALNNSHFGLFVQLVSGENDERLEWPCTERQVTFKMLDQNSNTQLQMSKQLSITTDRRILTDGNYLWGNPRQFGSSYVDDTGETIFTGTLFGRSSFANENELKTREFLKGGSVIFTFSFQDITPLVNGSALPSPEVVPAEIKYPPKDLNRGSCASSTSTPKPHQTTNESSFITHDPMMETTDYSNSTSDPQMTTDYNTTTLPPPKTTNESSFITHDPMMETTDYSNTTDNAPRTTNDSFTTLPTPKTTNESSFITHDPMMETTDYSNTTDNAPRTTNDSFTTLPTPKTTNESSFITHDPMMETTDYSNTTDNAPRTTNDSTTTLPPPKTTNESSFITHDPMMETTDYSNTTDNAPRTTNDSTTTLPTPKTTNESSNSTSDPQMTTDYNTTTLPPPKTTNESSFITHDPMMETTDYSNTTDNAPRTTNDSTTTLPTPKTTNESSNSTSDPQMTTDYNFTTLPTPKTTNESSFITHDPPETTDYSTTTSDPQMTTDYSTTPLRANKNHG, via the exons ATGAAAGGCTACATTTTCCTTGTTGTGACCTTGATAGTTTTATTATCATTCTCACAAAAAACG GTCGGAACAGAGATAGTGG ATATCGGTGAAAGCAAGAGCATTGAAGAGGCAAACAAGG GTTTTTGGGAGGATGATATCCTGaag CCAccaccaaacacacagaggagtgCCATTACTGATGGGGACAAACTGTGGACATCCCCAGTCCCATATGTTTTGGACAAAGACCTTG AGATGAATGCTAAAGGACTCGTCCTGAAAGCCTTTGACCAGTTCAGGTTGAAGTCATGTTTTGACTTCAAACCAAGGGACTCAGAGGAGTATTACATCTCGGTCAAAAAGTTAAGCGG ATGTTTTTCATATATCGGGAAAGTAATATCCAACGGACAGAACCTCTCCATCGGGGCTAACTGTGATTCAATAGCAGTTGTTGAACATGAGTTCCTCCATGCTTTAGGCTTCTACCATGAACAGTCCAGATATGACCGAGATGATTATGTGACCATTGTTTCTGAGAACATCCAGGAAG GCCGTGAGCATAATTTTGACAAAGAAAGCAATGAAACCACCACCACCCAGGGAGTCCCGTACGACTACTGGTCAGTGATGCACTACGGAAAAGATGCGTTCACTAATGGCAACGGGTCAACTATTATAACCAAAGACCCAAAGTTCCAGGATGTGATTGGTCAGAGACTGGAAGTGAGTCCCAAAGATGTTCTGGAGCTGAACCTCCTCTACAAATGCA ATTCAACCATTGCTTTTCAGATGCAGTGCAGCTTCTCTGATGAGACCATGTGTGAAATGACTAGCTGTTCACAGAGTGGGCTTGCCTGGGAAATGGTAACAAAGGTTACAGGGGGTCCTATGTCTGACCACACCAATCTACCCAGTGGCAGTGGTGAACAAG GTGAAGATGCGGGTTACTTCATGCATGTTAGCACGGCATCAGGTCAGGAGGGAGACTCAGCCTGGCTGGAGACCCACAGGATGAGTCTCAATAGGGAGCATCATGTCCAGTGTCTCCAGTTCTACTATTACCACAGTGGGAACATGTCAGACCACCTCAACATCTGGATCAGAGAGTTTCAGGATGAATTGGACCTCAAGGGAACCCTACGTCTCATGGGACAGATCACTG GTGGACCAACAAAACACTGGAAGCTCCATCATGTTTCCTTGAATGCCACCGAGCACTTCACGGTGGAGTTTGAGGCTCGTAAAGGAGCAGGAAGTTCTGCAGGCGGCTTCTCAATCGATGACATCAATCTGTCAGAGATCGAATGTCCACATGTTACTATTCAGCTTGATGACTTTGAGCCACTTTTGAACTCTAGTAGAATCGGCACCTTTATTTACAGCCCTCGGCAATACTCCAGCGGGGGCTATGCTTATAGGGTTGCGGTTGCACTGAATAATTCACATTTCGGATTGTTTGTGCAACTCGTGTCTGGTGAAAATGATGAACGGTTGGAGTGGCCTTGCACAGAAAGGCAGGTGACCTTCAAAATGCTGGATCAGAATTCCAACACCCAGCTGCAGATGTCCAAGCAATTAAGTATCACCACTGACCGACGGATTTTGACTGATG GCAACTATCTGTGGGGCAATCCTCGTCAGTTTGGATCTTCATACGTAGATGATACTGGTGAAACTATCTTTACCGGAACTCTGTTTGGCAGATCCTCTTTTGccaatgaaaatgaattaaaaaccaGAGAGTTCCTCAAGGGAGGAAGTGTCATTTTCACCTTTAGCTTCCAAG ATATCACTCCGCTAGTCAATGGAAGTGCACTACCAAGTCCTGAAGTGGTACCAGCAGAGATTAAATATCCTCCGAAAGATCTGAACAGAGGCTCTTGCGCATCAAG CACCAGCACTCCTAAACCTCACCAAACCACGAATGAGAGCAg CTTCATCACCCATGATCCCATGATGGAGACCACAGATTACAG CAACAGCACCAGTGATCCCCAGATGACAACAGATTACAA CACCACCACTCTTCCACCCCCAAAAACCACCAATGAGAGCAg CTTCATCACCCATGATCCCATGATGGAGACCACAGATTACAG CAATACCACCGATAATGCTCCCAGAACCACAAATGACAG CTTCACCACTCTTCCGACCCCAAAAACCACCAATGAGAGCAg CTTCATCACCCATGATCCCATGATGGAGACCACAGATTACAG CAATACCACCGATAATGCTCCCAGAACCACAAATGACAG CTTCACCACTCTTCCGACCCCAAAAACCACCAATGAGAGCAg CTTCATCACCCATGATCCCATGATGGAGACCACAGATTACAG CAATACCACCGATAATGCTCCCAGAACCACAAATGACAG CACCACCACTCTTCCACCCCCAAAAACCACCAATGAGAGCAg CTTCATCACCCATGATCCCATGATGGAGACCACAGATTACAG CAATACCACCGATAATGCTCCCAGAACCACAAATGACAG CACCACCACTCTTCCGACCCCAAAAACCACCAATGAGAGCAg CAACAGCACCAGTGATCCCCAGATGACAACAGATTACAA CACCACCACTCTTCCACCCCCAAAAACCACCAATGAGAGCAg CTTCATCACCCATGATCCCATGATGGAGACCACAGATTACAG CAATACCACCGATAATGCTCCCAGAACCACAAATGACAG CACCACCACTCTTCCGACCCCAAAAACCACCAATGAGAGCAg CAACAGCACCAGTGATCCCCAGATGACAACAGATTACAA CTTCACCACTCTTCCGACCCCAAAAACCACCAATGAGAGCAg CTTCATCACCCATGATCCCCCGGAGACCACAGATTACAG CACCACCACCAGTGATCCCCAGATGACAACAGATTACAG CACTACCCCCCTTCGAGCCAACAAGAACCACGGATGA